Proteins found in one Paludisphaera rhizosphaerae genomic segment:
- the ispG gene encoding flavodoxin-dependent (E)-4-hydroxy-3-methylbut-2-enyl-diphosphate synthase, whose amino-acid sequence MAYATTVPRHKTKEIGIGDHVVGGDSPILVQSMTTTNTFDAQATLEQIRRLEEAGCEVVRVTVPKKEDVEGVKAIRDHIKIPLIADIHFDYRMALACLEARTPSGRRAVDKIRINPGNIGGEERFKEVVRKARDAGVPMRIGVNSGSLEKDLIEKYGFPCPEAMVESALRHIETAESLGYKLMIVSLKASHVPTAVACYTEYAAKADYPTHVGITEAGSREYGTLKSAAGIGAILLRGIGDTIRVSLLGDPVPEIEAGFDILRACDRRVTKPEVVACPTCGRLDIDLERIVAEVEEKMKHLSNPLRISILGCLVNGFGEAKEADLGIAAGSGKGIIFKRGVPIRQVKEAEMVQALLEEVARFEEYVPPLPSFVEKEKKKQAKAGLPVLN is encoded by the coding sequence ATGGCCTACGCGACGACCGTCCCGCGGCACAAGACGAAGGAAATCGGCATTGGCGACCACGTGGTCGGGGGGGATTCCCCGATCCTGGTGCAGTCGATGACCACGACCAACACCTTCGACGCCCAGGCCACCCTGGAGCAGATCCGCCGGCTCGAAGAGGCCGGTTGCGAGGTCGTCCGCGTCACCGTCCCCAAAAAGGAGGACGTTGAGGGCGTCAAGGCGATCCGCGACCACATCAAGATCCCCCTGATCGCCGACATCCACTTCGACTACCGCATGGCCCTGGCCTGCCTGGAGGCAAGGACCCCCTCCGGCCGCCGCGCCGTCGACAAGATCCGGATCAACCCGGGCAACATCGGCGGCGAGGAGCGGTTCAAGGAGGTCGTCCGCAAGGCCCGCGACGCCGGCGTCCCGATGCGGATCGGCGTCAACTCCGGCAGCCTTGAGAAGGACCTCATCGAAAAATACGGCTTCCCCTGCCCCGAGGCCATGGTCGAGAGCGCCCTGCGGCACATCGAGACGGCCGAGTCGCTGGGCTACAAGCTGATGATCGTCAGCCTGAAGGCCAGCCACGTTCCGACGGCCGTCGCCTGCTACACCGAGTACGCCGCCAAGGCCGACTACCCCACGCACGTCGGCATCACCGAGGCCGGCTCCCGCGAGTACGGCACCCTCAAGAGCGCCGCGGGCATCGGCGCGATCCTGCTGCGTGGCATCGGCGACACGATCCGGGTCTCGCTGCTGGGCGATCCGGTCCCGGAGATCGAGGCCGGCTTCGACATCCTCCGCGCCTGCGACCGCCGCGTCACCAAGCCTGAGGTCGTCGCCTGCCCGACCTGCGGCCGACTCGACATCGACCTGGAGCGGATCGTCGCCGAGGTCGAGGAGAAGATGAAGCACCTCTCCAACCCGCTGCGGATCAGCATCCTGGGATGCCTGGTCAACGGCTTCGGCGAGGCCAAGGAAGCCGACCTCGGCATCGCCGCCGGCTCCGGCAAGGGGATCATCTTCAAGCGAGGCGTCCCCATCCGCCAGGTCAAAGAGGCGGAGATGGTGCAGGCCCTCCTGGAAGAGGTCGCCCGCTTCGAGGAGTATGTGCCGCCGCTTCCCTCCTTCGTCGAGAAGGAGAAGAAGAAGCAGGCCAAGGCCGGGCTGCCGGTCCTGAACTGA
- a CDS encoding PEP-CTERM sorting domain-containing protein has translation MDASMGRLQGATRRGVRTAAILVALAGLTATASATPLRVTHMRDRLNANVATPAVALQVSPSAATSLSGAWARFLAGGESTWASRPSPRYTAGVRNAVLQLLNGDPTVAASSPLIEYFVWRRNLDPTRFDAYHPYLGPRLPQEFTPPTPQVVVPPTPPNDNPLIPPVPNVAPPHVPEPSTLVVMIFGAAGALLVQRTRHDRKSRN, from the coding sequence ATGGACGCGAGCATGGGGAGACTTCAGGGAGCGACGCGGCGAGGGGTTCGCACGGCGGCGATCCTCGTTGCACTGGCAGGCTTGACCGCCACCGCTTCAGCGACGCCTCTCCGCGTGACCCACATGCGCGACCGGTTGAACGCGAACGTCGCGACGCCGGCTGTGGCATTGCAGGTCTCACCGTCTGCCGCGACCTCACTCTCCGGAGCCTGGGCAAGGTTCCTGGCCGGCGGCGAGTCCACCTGGGCCTCGCGGCCTTCGCCTCGTTACACGGCGGGCGTTCGAAACGCGGTTCTCCAACTTCTCAACGGCGATCCGACGGTGGCCGCATCGAGCCCGCTGATCGAATACTTCGTCTGGCGGCGCAATCTGGACCCCACCCGGTTCGACGCTTATCACCCGTACCTGGGGCCTCGACTTCCCCAGGAATTCACGCCCCCGACGCCCCAGGTTGTTGTTCCGCCCACGCCCCCGAACGATAACCCGCTGATCCCGCCGGTTCCCAACGTGGCCCCCCCCCACGTGCCGGAACCGTCGACCCTGGTGGTCATGATCTTCGGTGCGGCCGGCGCGCTGCTCGTCCAACGCACACGCCACGACCGGAAGAGCCGGAATTGA
- a CDS encoding class I SAM-dependent methyltransferase: MSKIPLPPVVKRPLVTAWNEAHRVGWLLRDHADAILHGRVEPCSVCGRRCRMLYRRRVIPPRLVELWGLTERQAEALARKESNDCAGCGAKLRARRMAEVLLDLFPVAGTRLADLRTWAGSHEAGELRIAEINRIDGIHEVLSNLARFHSSEYVPNVRPGAYVSGIRNESLMGLTYENARFDLVLTSETLEHVPELNRALAEIRRVLVPGGLHVFTVPVSPNEAKTFPRARLRHDGSFEGLTQEIRHPGGDVGYPVFTELGLDFPEILKRAGFETEVRFGPVSDDDLAQVYVCRKPTA; encoded by the coding sequence ATGAGCAAGATCCCTCTCCCCCCGGTCGTCAAGCGACCGCTGGTGACTGCGTGGAACGAAGCCCATCGCGTCGGCTGGCTGCTCCGCGACCACGCCGACGCCATCCTGCACGGCCGCGTCGAGCCCTGCTCGGTCTGCGGACGCCGGTGCCGGATGCTCTATCGTCGCCGGGTGATCCCTCCCCGGCTGGTCGAGTTGTGGGGACTCACCGAACGGCAAGCGGAGGCGCTTGCCAGGAAGGAATCGAACGACTGCGCCGGCTGCGGCGCGAAGCTCCGCGCCCGCAGGATGGCCGAGGTCCTCCTCGACCTCTTCCCCGTCGCGGGAACTCGTCTCGCCGACCTACGCACCTGGGCTGGTAGCCACGAAGCCGGCGAGTTGCGGATCGCCGAGATCAACCGGATCGACGGCATCCACGAGGTCCTCTCGAACCTGGCGCGATTCCACTCCTCGGAATACGTTCCCAACGTCCGGCCGGGCGCCTATGTCTCGGGCATCCGCAATGAGTCGCTCATGGGACTGACCTACGAGAACGCCCGGTTCGACCTGGTTCTAACCTCCGAGACTCTGGAACACGTTCCAGAACTCAATCGAGCGCTAGCCGAGATCCGACGGGTCCTGGTCCCCGGCGGGCTCCACGTTTTCACGGTCCCGGTCTCGCCCAACGAGGCCAAGACGTTCCCCCGGGCGCGGCTCCGGCACGACGGCTCGTTCGAGGGACTCACCCAGGAGATCCGTCACCCTGGAGGCGACGTCGGCTATCCCGTCTTCACGGAGTTGGGCCTCGATTTCCCCGAGATCCTGAAACGGGCGGGGTTCGAGACCGAAGTCCGTTTCGGCCCCGTCTCCGACGACGACCTCGCTCAGGTCTACGTCTGTCGCAAGCCTACGGCTTGA
- a CDS encoding NAD-dependent succinate-semialdehyde dehydrogenase, protein MSVSAPSKLDFPTRMYIDGAWREGTGGKTLPVINPADESVVADVAWAEGDEPNQAIEAAAKAFATWKNTSAYERAKILKKTAELIRERADHLARAMTMEQGKPLPEAKAETLATADTYEWFAEEAKRAYGRTIPATTGTRRHYAIKHPVGVVGTITPWNFPAALASRKIAAALAAGCTVVSRPAEQTPITLILQFECLVEAGVPKGVANLVIGPPRPFADALFAHPAVRKISFTGSTNVGKELIRRSADHVKRLSLELGGHAPLIVFPDANVEQVAQAAVIGKFRNNGQVCVSPSRFYIHDKIVKDFTEAAVELTKKLKLGNGLEEGVQVGPMFAPQGLEKAERLIDDAHGKGAHILTGGGRSKRFEKGYWFEPTILNHVDGSMRLLTEEPFAPVMPILDFSKLDDVIAAANATPYGLAAYVFTNDLTVATRMAEGLEAGIIGINDPVPATPQCPFGGMKESGLGREMSVEGLEAYFETKYVSVGLRQS, encoded by the coding sequence ATGTCCGTCAGTGCGCCGAGCAAGCTCGACTTCCCTACCCGCATGTACATCGACGGCGCCTGGCGCGAGGGGACCGGCGGCAAAACCCTGCCTGTGATCAACCCGGCCGACGAATCGGTCGTCGCCGACGTCGCCTGGGCCGAGGGAGACGAGCCCAATCAGGCGATCGAGGCGGCGGCCAAGGCTTTCGCGACGTGGAAGAACACGTCCGCCTACGAGCGGGCGAAAATCCTCAAGAAGACGGCCGAGCTGATTCGCGAGCGGGCCGACCACCTCGCCCGCGCGATGACCATGGAGCAGGGCAAGCCGCTCCCCGAGGCCAAGGCCGAGACGCTCGCCACCGCCGACACGTATGAGTGGTTCGCCGAGGAGGCCAAGCGGGCCTACGGCCGGACCATTCCGGCAACGACCGGAACCCGTCGCCACTACGCGATCAAGCATCCCGTCGGCGTGGTCGGGACGATCACCCCGTGGAACTTCCCCGCCGCCCTCGCCAGCCGGAAGATCGCCGCGGCGCTCGCGGCCGGATGCACGGTCGTCAGCCGCCCGGCCGAGCAGACGCCGATCACCCTGATTCTTCAGTTCGAGTGCCTCGTGGAGGCCGGCGTGCCGAAGGGGGTCGCCAACCTCGTGATCGGCCCCCCCCGCCCGTTCGCCGACGCCCTGTTCGCCCACCCGGCCGTCCGGAAGATCAGCTTCACGGGCTCAACGAACGTCGGCAAGGAGTTGATCAGGCGCTCGGCGGACCACGTCAAGCGGCTCAGCCTGGAGCTAGGCGGCCACGCCCCGCTGATCGTCTTCCCGGACGCGAACGTCGAGCAGGTCGCCCAGGCGGCGGTGATCGGCAAGTTCCGGAACAACGGCCAGGTGTGTGTCTCGCCGTCGCGGTTCTACATCCATGACAAGATCGTCAAGGACTTCACCGAGGCGGCCGTCGAGCTGACGAAGAAGCTCAAGCTCGGCAACGGCCTGGAGGAAGGCGTCCAGGTCGGCCCGATGTTCGCGCCTCAGGGTCTGGAGAAGGCCGAGAGGCTGATCGACGACGCCCACGGCAAGGGCGCCCACATCCTGACCGGAGGCGGCCGCTCGAAGCGGTTCGAGAAGGGCTACTGGTTCGAGCCCACCATCCTCAACCACGTCGACGGCTCGATGCGGTTGCTGACCGAGGAGCCCTTCGCGCCCGTGATGCCGATCCTCGACTTCAGCAAGCTCGACGACGTGATCGCCGCGGCCAACGCGACGCCCTACGGGCTGGCCGCCTACGTCTTCACCAACGACCTGACCGTCGCCACCCGGATGGCCGAAGGGCTGGAAGCCGGCATCATCGGCATCAACGACCCCGTCCCCGCGACTCCTCAATGCCCGTTCGGCGGGATGAAGGAGTCGGGGTTGGGCCGCGAGATGAGCGTCGAGGGACTCGAGGCCTATTTCGAGACCAAGTACGTCTCGGTCGGCCTGCGGCAGTCCTGA
- a CDS encoding ArnT family glycosyltransferase, which translates to MARKSRAPRPQPALSQQPSETPSAPAEPIVVADDPSPTAPPRDLRRSLWIGLAVVALLGVHLALAERSLLSENATVDEVVHMPAGLTYWDKHTFRLYHHNPPLVKMVAALPVWLAKPELEELYKQRSWSQRDPAQLNFAQNFAYYNIDRYFELFDLARMVMPLFSVLGGVVVFAWSARLYGPTAGLLSLVLWCFCPNILAHGRLITSDVGSTAIGAGATFLFWLYLRSPRWGLAAASGVALGLAQLTKFSMLLLYFVWPFLWLVRLVLVPSAEGWPRRIGRGLAHGLLVVVLSILTIDVGYFFEGVGRPLGSFEFASSPLTRPVPGGVRTPPASENPLFAMHWPFVQNRFRGTFLEKFPSPLPEHYLLGFDEQKLEADGIPVRFQKAYEALGAGDVKGAIAEASSSNRAVSGYGVYLNGELRATGWWYYYLATLAYKVPEGTWLLMLGSIAVLAAAKRSREAWADEVALWTVPSVILFAMSFLTDINLGLRYILAIVPYLFIQAGKLVPWVESLTGQGRRLGRSALLGGLALTITATAMIHPSYLAYFNVVSGGPDRTPARLIDSNLDWGQDLVKLRAWCRETIPNEPIGLAYFGQINPTIFTLRGDRFDWFLPPARPNTFVSLAPPGVRLIGPAQELKPGWYAVSATLVYGLKWRFYDPTPLVNQAWAPTWRSKDDAFGYFRLFEPTHRIGHSIYLYHLTAEDVARAAPMLKP; encoded by the coding sequence TTGGCCCGCAAGTCCCGTGCGCCTCGACCGCAGCCGGCGCTCTCGCAGCAACCGTCCGAGACGCCCTCCGCTCCCGCCGAGCCCATCGTCGTCGCCGACGATCCATCGCCGACCGCCCCGCCGCGCGACCTCCGCCGATCCCTTTGGATCGGTCTGGCGGTCGTCGCGCTTCTGGGCGTCCACCTGGCGCTCGCCGAGCGGAGCCTGCTCTCGGAGAACGCCACGGTCGACGAGGTCGTGCACATGCCGGCCGGTCTGACGTACTGGGACAAGCACACCTTCCGGCTGTACCACCACAACCCGCCCCTGGTGAAGATGGTCGCGGCCCTTCCGGTCTGGCTTGCGAAGCCCGAACTGGAAGAGCTTTACAAGCAACGCTCCTGGAGCCAGCGCGACCCCGCGCAGTTGAACTTCGCCCAGAACTTCGCCTACTACAACATCGACCGCTATTTCGAGCTGTTCGACCTGGCTCGGATGGTCATGCCGCTGTTTTCGGTCCTCGGCGGCGTCGTCGTCTTCGCCTGGTCGGCCCGCCTTTACGGTCCTACGGCCGGCCTGTTGAGCCTGGTCCTGTGGTGCTTCTGCCCGAACATCCTGGCGCACGGCCGGCTCATCACATCGGACGTCGGCTCAACGGCTATCGGCGCCGGCGCGACGTTCCTGTTCTGGCTGTATCTGCGAAGTCCTCGTTGGGGACTCGCCGCGGCTTCCGGGGTGGCGCTCGGGCTGGCGCAACTCACCAAGTTCAGCATGCTCTTGCTGTACTTCGTCTGGCCCTTCCTTTGGCTCGTCCGGCTTGTTTTGGTCCCGTCGGCCGAGGGCTGGCCGCGACGGATCGGCCGTGGGCTTGCTCATGGTTTGCTGGTGGTCGTGCTGAGCATCCTGACGATCGACGTGGGGTATTTTTTCGAGGGCGTCGGCCGGCCGCTGGGGAGTTTTGAGTTCGCCAGCAGCCCTCTGACGCGACCCGTGCCCGGAGGAGTCAGGACGCCGCCGGCCTCGGAGAATCCGCTCTTCGCCATGCACTGGCCGTTCGTGCAGAACCGGTTTCGGGGGACCTTTCTGGAGAAGTTCCCCTCGCCGTTACCCGAGCATTACCTGCTGGGCTTCGACGAGCAGAAGCTGGAAGCCGACGGCATCCCGGTGCGCTTCCAGAAGGCCTATGAGGCCCTGGGAGCGGGCGACGTGAAGGGAGCGATCGCCGAGGCGTCATCCTCCAACCGCGCGGTTTCCGGATACGGCGTCTACCTGAACGGCGAGCTTCGCGCGACCGGGTGGTGGTATTACTACCTGGCGACGCTGGCTTACAAAGTCCCGGAAGGAACCTGGCTCCTGATGCTCGGTTCGATCGCGGTCCTGGCCGCCGCGAAGCGATCGAGGGAGGCGTGGGCCGATGAGGTCGCGCTCTGGACGGTGCCGTCGGTCATCCTCTTCGCGATGAGCTTCCTGACTGACATCAACCTCGGGCTGCGGTACATCCTGGCGATCGTCCCCTATCTCTTCATCCAGGCGGGCAAACTGGTTCCCTGGGTCGAGTCGTTGACGGGGCAGGGGAGAAGGTTGGGGCGGTCGGCGCTGCTGGGCGGACTGGCACTGACGATCACGGCGACGGCGATGATCCATCCCAGCTACCTGGCGTACTTCAATGTGGTCTCGGGCGGTCCTGACAGGACGCCGGCTCGCCTGATCGACAGCAACCTGGACTGGGGCCAGGACCTCGTCAAGCTCCGCGCCTGGTGTCGAGAAACGATTCCCAACGAGCCGATCGGCCTGGCGTACTTCGGCCAGATCAACCCGACGATCTTCACGCTCCGGGGCGATCGTTTCGATTGGTTCCTGCCCCCCGCGAGGCCGAACACCTTCGTGTCGCTGGCCCCCCCTGGCGTTCGACTCATCGGGCCGGCGCAGGAGTTGAAGCCCGGTTGGTACGCCGTCAGCGCGACGCTCGTCTACGGTCTCAAGTGGCGGTTCTACGACCCGACTCCGCTCGTCAACCAGGCGTGGGCTCCGACCTGGAGATCGAAGGATGACGCCTTCGGATACTTCCGGCTCTTCGAACCCACGCATCGCATCGGCCACTCGATCTATCTCTATCACCTGACAGCCGAGGACGTGGCCCGCGCCGCGCCGATGCTCAAGCCGTAG
- the xylB gene encoding xylulokinase: MSVTIGIDIGTSGTKTLAIDESGKILASASSEYPCSHPRPGWSEQDPELWWTATCETVKSVLSSGAFSPSDVAGLGLSGQMHGSVFLDADGQVVRPALLWNDQRTAAECAEIEERAGGREELIRMVANRALTGFTAPKLLWVRRHEPAAWDRVRQVLLPKDYIRYRLTGAYATEVSDASGTLMLDVANRCWSRELLGKLDLDPALLPACYESPEVSATVSKIGSEATGLPVGAKVVGGGGDQPAGAVGNGIVRQGVVSATMGTSGVVFAHSDHLGFDPQGRLQRGCHAVPGAYHVMGVVLSAGGSLQWFRNELGKAEVALAKQQKIDPYQLLTSEAALAGPGAEGLFFLPYLTGERSPYFDPDAKGGWVGLTVRHGRPHMIRAVMEGATFAMRDSLELIRDMNVAIEQIRVSGGGARNALWRQIQADVYGADVHTINASEGPAFGVALLAQVGVGGFSSVPEACDATIMTVESTGVDRRAKAYYDRAYKVYRGLYAHLKGTFREISELVAQGL, encoded by the coding sequence GTGAGCGTGACCATCGGCATCGACATCGGGACGTCCGGAACCAAGACGCTGGCGATCGACGAGTCGGGGAAGATCCTGGCGTCGGCCTCGTCCGAATATCCTTGCTCTCATCCCAGGCCCGGCTGGTCGGAGCAGGACCCCGAGCTATGGTGGACCGCGACCTGCGAGACCGTGAAGTCGGTGCTTTCCTCGGGAGCGTTCTCCCCGTCCGACGTCGCCGGTTTGGGACTGAGCGGCCAGATGCACGGCTCGGTGTTTCTCGACGCCGACGGCCAGGTCGTTCGACCGGCCTTGCTCTGGAACGACCAGCGCACGGCCGCCGAATGCGCCGAGATCGAGGAGCGAGCCGGCGGTCGCGAGGAACTCATCCGGATGGTCGCGAACCGGGCTCTGACCGGTTTCACGGCCCCGAAACTCCTCTGGGTTCGTCGCCACGAGCCCGCCGCCTGGGACCGCGTCCGTCAGGTGCTCCTGCCGAAAGACTACATTCGATACCGGCTCACCGGCGCGTACGCGACCGAGGTCAGCGACGCCTCCGGCACGTTGATGCTGGACGTCGCCAACCGCTGCTGGAGTCGGGAACTGCTCGGGAAGCTGGATCTCGACCCCGCGCTCCTGCCGGCCTGCTATGAGAGCCCCGAGGTCTCGGCGACGGTCAGCAAGATCGGCTCGGAGGCGACAGGGCTTCCCGTTGGCGCGAAGGTCGTCGGCGGCGGCGGCGATCAGCCGGCCGGGGCGGTCGGCAACGGGATCGTTCGGCAGGGAGTGGTCTCGGCCACGATGGGGACCTCGGGCGTCGTCTTCGCCCATTCCGACCACCTCGGCTTCGACCCCCAGGGACGCCTTCAACGCGGTTGCCATGCCGTGCCGGGCGCGTACCACGTGATGGGGGTGGTCCTCTCCGCTGGAGGGAGCCTCCAGTGGTTCCGCAACGAACTGGGCAAGGCGGAGGTCGCCCTGGCGAAGCAGCAGAAGATCGACCCCTATCAACTCCTCACCTCGGAGGCCGCTCTGGCGGGGCCGGGGGCGGAGGGACTGTTTTTCCTGCCGTACCTGACGGGCGAACGCTCGCCCTACTTCGACCCCGACGCCAAGGGAGGCTGGGTCGGCCTGACCGTCCGCCACGGCCGCCCGCACATGATCCGGGCGGTGATGGAAGGGGCGACGTTCGCGATGCGCGACAGCCTGGAGCTGATCCGCGACATGAACGTGGCGATCGAGCAGATCCGCGTCTCCGGCGGCGGGGCTCGCAACGCGCTCTGGCGGCAGATCCAGGCCGACGTCTACGGCGCCGACGTCCACACGATCAACGCCAGCGAGGGGCCGGCCTTCGGGGTGGCGTTGCTGGCGCAGGTCGGCGTGGGAGGATTCTCCTCCGTTCCCGAGGCCTGCGACGCCACGATCATGACCGTCGAGAGCACCGGCGTTGATCGCCGGGCCAAGGCGTACTACGATCGAGCCTACAAGGTCTACCGCGGCCTGTACGCCCACTTGAAGGGGACCTTCCGGGAGATCAGCGAACTGGTCGCCCAGGGCCTCTGA
- a CDS encoding cobalamin-independent methionine synthase II family protein produces MSAPWIPATVIGSWSFPGWYEKFVLDVKQHPDFYGPVDREEAVRDAVRLAVDDQLRAGLDRITDGEVQRVDFNLGFYEYLGGLQPLRRARHWGAPAHDQRDRYRCVAPLSAPEGLGTVVEYHRLREYTDAPVKVPVPGPFTLAGCIEGGEVYRDRQAVAEDLIPIVSAELKALAAAGVDFIQLDEPSFACHPDAPDYFLDVIARTVEGVDAYVSMHMCFGNYRARAVGRRSYRSLFPHIGRAKVNQLALEFASREMAEIEILRELPETMDVAVGLVDVKNTWVEPAELVAERLREVLRHMAPERVSVTPDCGFSQTARHVAVAKARSLAQGAAIVRREHGRS; encoded by the coding sequence ATGTCGGCTCCATGGATTCCCGCCACGGTCATCGGCAGTTGGTCGTTCCCGGGCTGGTACGAGAAATTCGTGCTTGATGTGAAGCAGCATCCCGATTTCTACGGGCCCGTGGATCGGGAAGAGGCCGTCCGCGACGCCGTCCGCCTGGCCGTCGACGACCAGCTCCGCGCAGGGTTGGACCGGATCACCGACGGCGAGGTGCAAAGGGTTGACTTCAATCTGGGCTTCTACGAGTATCTGGGCGGCTTGCAGCCTTTGCGGCGGGCTCGGCATTGGGGGGCTCCGGCCCACGACCAGCGTGATCGCTATCGATGCGTCGCTCCGCTCTCCGCACCAGAGGGTCTGGGGACCGTCGTGGAGTACCACCGGCTCCGCGAGTATACGGACGCGCCGGTGAAGGTGCCGGTTCCGGGACCGTTCACCCTGGCGGGATGTATCGAGGGGGGCGAGGTTTATCGCGACCGGCAGGCTGTGGCCGAAGACCTGATCCCAATCGTCTCCGCCGAGTTGAAGGCTCTGGCGGCGGCCGGGGTCGATTTCATCCAGTTGGACGAGCCGAGCTTCGCCTGTCACCCCGACGCACCGGACTACTTTCTCGACGTGATCGCCCGAACCGTCGAGGGTGTCGACGCTTACGTCAGCATGCACATGTGCTTCGGGAACTATCGGGCGCGGGCGGTGGGGAGGAGATCGTATCGATCGCTCTTCCCCCACATCGGCCGGGCGAAGGTGAATCAACTGGCCTTGGAGTTCGCGAGCCGTGAAATGGCCGAAATCGAGATTCTCCGGGAGCTTCCGGAGACGATGGATGTGGCCGTGGGTCTCGTCGATGTGAAGAATACATGGGTGGAGCCGGCCGAGTTGGTCGCGGAACGGCTTCGCGAGGTGCTCCGACACATGGCGCCGGAGCGAGTTTCGGTGACGCCTGACTGCGGGTTCTCGCAGACGGCGCGGCACGTCGCCGTGGCGAAGGCGCGGTCGCTGGCCCAGGGGGCGGCGATCGTTCGCCGCGAACACGGGCGTTCTTGA
- a CDS encoding MBL fold metallo-hydrolase: MIEPVRSGAELVHEIEEPVAPTSGLVVWWTGQSGFLIRSAQGLLAVDLYLSEHLTKKYQASSRPHVRMTRAPLRGVDLQTVDLLLASHKHSDHLDPGTVPALLAASPSAMLVLPEAIREYALDLDLPEDRLIGVDSGSDVRGAGFRIRAIPSAHEEFDRDSAGRHPYLGFIIEAAGLRIYHSGDTVAYEGLAEVLGEERFDVLFLPINGRDPSRGVSGNMTAGEAVDLAARVRPRYVVPHHYDMFTFNTVPVGDFEAQARRLPAGVEAKILKCGERWEIKP, from the coding sequence ATGATCGAACCCGTGCGGAGCGGGGCCGAGTTGGTCCATGAGATCGAGGAACCGGTCGCGCCGACGTCGGGGCTGGTCGTCTGGTGGACGGGGCAGAGCGGGTTTCTGATCCGATCCGCCCAGGGCTTGCTGGCCGTCGACCTCTATCTATCCGAGCACCTGACGAAGAAGTATCAGGCGTCCTCGCGACCTCACGTCCGAATGACGCGGGCGCCGCTTCGAGGCGTGGACCTTCAGACGGTCGACCTCCTGCTGGCGAGTCACAAGCATTCGGATCATCTCGATCCGGGGACGGTCCCAGCGCTGCTGGCCGCCTCGCCTTCGGCGATGCTGGTTCTGCCGGAGGCGATCCGCGAGTACGCTCTCGATCTGGATCTCCCGGAAGACCGCCTGATCGGCGTGGATTCGGGCTCGGACGTGCGAGGCGCGGGCTTCCGGATTCGGGCGATCCCCTCGGCCCACGAGGAGTTCGATCGCGACTCGGCCGGTCGGCACCCTTATCTCGGCTTCATCATTGAGGCCGCCGGTCTGCGGATCTACCACAGCGGCGACACCGTCGCCTACGAGGGGTTGGCGGAGGTTCTCGGGGAGGAGCGTTTCGATGTTCTCTTCCTGCCGATCAACGGCCGAGACCCCTCGCGTGGGGTCTCCGGCAACATGACCGCGGGCGAGGCCGTCGATCTGGCCGCGCGAGTTCGACCGCGGTACGTGGTTCCTCACCACTATGACATGTTCACCTTCAATACGGTTCCTGTCGGCGATTTCGAGGCCCAGGCGCGTCGCCTGCCCGCCGGCGTCGAGGCGAAGATTCTGAAGTGCGGCGAGCGGTGGGAGATCAAGCCGTGA